One segment of Rickettsiales bacterium Ac37b DNA contains the following:
- the leuA gene encoding 2-isopropylmalate synthase — protein sequence MNKKIKLIDITLRDGGHKTGFYFDNKTISTVLSSLNNSGIDYAEVGYRSNASEDKGDKNQKGLAGVCSKPYLAYCKSLLSNCKLTVMINPQHIYNNDLEEMSESGVDAINIYFDYEYPFFTLKMIEKLRTYNFELFITLPKISRIDREKLNEHIRNISKAGITNILLEDTNGSLIPSKITELFSSLAFKDNLALGLHARDHLGLAHANSIAAIDAGSSFLSSSLYGLGKYNGNLRTEAICSFLQLRGSNCYDLCELYVAAEYIKDHISLFMDKSMIKNMINASFDLSSDDEIDLNLIEKVKDFFKRGQNFEPNSHKPNHKNKLH from the coding sequence ATGAACAAAAAAATCAAATTGATTGATATAACGCTCCGGGATGGCGGGCATAAGACTGGTTTTTACTTTGATAATAAAACTATTAGTACAGTGCTTTCATCCTTAAATAACTCTGGTATTGACTATGCAGAAGTGGGTTATAGGAGTAATGCTAGTGAGGATAAAGGGGATAAAAATCAGAAAGGCTTAGCTGGTGTGTGTAGTAAGCCATATTTAGCTTATTGTAAGTCCCTTTTATCTAACTGTAAACTTACCGTCATGATTAATCCTCAGCATATCTATAATAATGACCTGGAAGAAATGTCAGAAAGCGGAGTTGATGCTATCAATATATATTTTGATTATGAATATCCATTCTTTACTCTTAAAATGATTGAAAAGCTACGCACTTATAATTTCGAATTGTTTATTACCTTACCTAAGATTTCTAGGATCGATAGAGAAAAATTAAATGAGCATATTAGAAATATCAGTAAAGCTGGCATTACTAATATCTTGCTTGAAGATACGAATGGTAGCTTAATACCAAGTAAAATTACTGAGCTTTTTAGTTCATTAGCTTTTAAAGATAATCTTGCTCTTGGCTTACATGCTCGAGATCATTTAGGTTTAGCACATGCAAATAGTATTGCAGCAATAGACGCAGGAAGTAGCTTTTTAAGTTCATCATTATATGGTTTAGGTAAATATAATGGCAATTTAAGAACCGAAGCAATTTGCAGTTTTCTGCAGCTAAGAGGTAGTAATTGCTATGATTTATGTGAATTATATGTAGCAGCTGAATACATCAAAGACCATATTTCTCTATTTATGGATAAATCAATGATCAAAAATATGATCAATGCCTCATTTGATTTATCTTCTGATGATGAAATAGATCTTAATCTTATCGAAAAAGTTAAAGATTTTTTTAAGAGAGGCCAAAACTTTGAACCAAATAGTCATAAGCCCAATCATAAAAATAAACTCCATTAA
- the secA_1 gene encoding preprotein translocase subunit SecA encodes MSINLLGLFFDPEYYYTTSCLNQECEVSTALQHYIENAASKCTPPNEYFVNNNVLLYQQNQPDQCIIDYWVHKPFSENIENYNHIIKSFIKHIVKNNTQLNTFKEHIHNFLEKSPSDLEVLLGKANIDILLRDEFAQKLSHELKESSILYFEEIFKNKLDKYRKLDDKILTILLNYAEKFADNDSHAKFLAKAACDNADFSDKLIGTIKAKNSLVSESAIKRNNYLLEGLLESVGEYLGLKTASHPSKITLLERTVESLTGKGYDLPLNFIAKITDYYNHYVTEFNDLVTKPQVLDNKAKIDAHLKLLDQYNNESSPLIQLIYSVVRDSKHLPTKLLEKAISSSLDLVKISDAAEVAKGAIAIFEHLFTYKVLLPKDILTYFSKMLGSEDIHLQRLALKLYKHLSTSYQVNDIDSVLKADGNINNKLDILDIIVNLGQDYIFTPAQQEKIIKLEEAKEQYEDSRGYRVLNEIFEEIKSKDPAAWENKIEQEDEKEERQLELRRKESRLAQHLHRVLKLADWPMEFLCELAKAQNKDTIHIFEQVLVKISNYQLSLRLINRAGENIAEIIQNQEANSWIESINQLYRENNVTIEKTEEELIKSIKIDDQSCLELNAENCELLTNLNKEQIEYLKTNLENITRFEQQYGFKLYYDNVPNSDNQEIRLFIQDNKLYIQAVGIGKIALRGAGGEDGGISLSLYNKLKDELESKLQEGELRLTNAEERALMGFLTSHGYSGPKKLSTWNDEEFEIWKKEHVNKISLKNLGEILAILKEAVYRTSADHYYPRKAQILSVLMMYQASSGRIVQVSTGEGKSTILAMLASLKVLDGKRVDILTSTSNLAERDCGDQISFYKLLGISSGHNIRREQGLDPLKECYNYDVVYGDMLNYVGDSLSDLSFNVKNGRGNDVIIIDEADHMFVDNSNMKVQKSGPIPGFESFGQILIYMWGIQNIIIKSLGYEAYKAYLEDEKALVLDEKTYSELVKFIKKVPEELVEQVKELTLGVAYNEILKQIALPKHVEKFIAEHLPRWVNATINTRSHIENTTYVVRNVHYYNSTSNYHIIAPVDQSTGIVQYNMNWSDGVTQFLQILHAIKLTPESLTSVFQSYVSYLLKYKGHIYGATGTAGTDSHHLFINHVYGVDVAVMPNFMPKKLTMFPEMVSYDDQAGWLSNIEYSVHHNTEVEKRPVLIVARNIEEMQLIASSLREEGYTRVLEYGDYTDEANIKKKLETGDI; translated from the coding sequence ATGTCTATAAATTTACTTGGCTTATTTTTTGACCCAGAATATTATTATACTACTTCTTGCTTAAATCAGGAATGTGAGGTATCTACAGCACTGCAACATTATATAGAGAATGCCGCATCAAAATGTACTCCTCCTAACGAATATTTTGTTAATAATAATGTTTTATTATATCAACAAAATCAGCCAGATCAATGTATTATAGATTATTGGGTACATAAACCATTTTCAGAAAATATTGAAAATTATAATCACATTATAAAATCTTTTATTAAACATATAGTAAAAAATAATACACAATTAAATACGTTTAAAGAACATATACATAATTTTCTTGAAAAATCTCCTTCTGACTTAGAAGTTTTACTTGGAAAAGCTAATATTGATATATTACTTAGAGATGAATTCGCTCAAAAGCTTTCTCATGAATTGAAAGAATCTTCAATTCTTTATTTTGAAGAAATATTTAAAAATAAATTAGACAAATATAGAAAATTAGATGATAAAATCCTAACTATCCTCCTAAATTATGCAGAAAAGTTTGCAGATAATGATAGCCATGCTAAGTTTTTGGCTAAAGCGGCTTGCGATAATGCTGATTTTAGTGATAAGTTAATAGGTACCATTAAAGCTAAGAACAGTTTAGTAAGTGAATCAGCTATTAAAAGAAATAATTATTTATTAGAAGGATTATTAGAGAGTGTGGGTGAGTATTTAGGGTTAAAGACAGCTTCTCATCCATCTAAAATAACTTTGCTAGAAAGGACGGTTGAGTCACTTACAGGTAAAGGCTATGATTTACCTTTAAATTTCATAGCTAAAATCACAGATTACTATAACCACTATGTTACAGAATTTAATGATTTAGTGACAAAGCCACAAGTTTTAGATAATAAAGCAAAAATTGATGCGCATCTTAAACTATTAGATCAATATAATAATGAATCTTCACCTTTAATCCAGCTTATCTATAGTGTAGTTAGAGATAGCAAACATTTACCAACCAAATTGCTGGAGAAAGCAATTAGCTCTTCCCTAGATCTTGTCAAAATTTCTGATGCAGCAGAAGTTGCAAAAGGCGCCATAGCAATATTTGAGCATCTATTTACTTATAAGGTTCTGCTACCTAAAGATATACTTACTTATTTTAGCAAGATGCTAGGATCAGAAGATATTCATCTTCAAAGATTAGCTCTGAAATTATATAAGCATTTAAGCACTTCTTATCAAGTTAATGATATAGATAGTGTGCTTAAAGCAGATGGTAACATCAATAACAAGCTTGATATTCTAGATATTATAGTAAATCTTGGTCAAGATTATATTTTTACTCCAGCACAACAAGAGAAAATAATAAAGTTAGAAGAAGCAAAAGAACAATATGAAGATAGCCGAGGTTATAGAGTTTTAAATGAAATTTTCGAGGAAATAAAAAGTAAGGATCCAGCTGCTTGGGAGAATAAAATAGAGCAGGAAGATGAAAAAGAAGAACGTCAGTTAGAGCTAAGGCGTAAAGAAAGCAGGCTCGCGCAGCATTTACATCGAGTGCTAAAATTAGCTGATTGGCCCATGGAATTCTTATGTGAACTAGCCAAGGCGCAAAATAAGGATACGATACATATCTTTGAGCAGGTGCTTGTTAAGATCTCCAACTATCAATTATCTTTAAGGTTAATCAATCGAGCAGGAGAAAATATAGCCGAAATTATTCAAAATCAGGAGGCAAATAGCTGGATAGAGAGTATTAATCAGCTTTATAGAGAAAATAATGTTACTATAGAAAAAACTGAAGAAGAGCTGATTAAATCTATTAAAATTGACGATCAAAGCTGCCTGGAGTTAAATGCTGAAAATTGTGAATTACTAACGAATTTAAATAAAGAGCAAATAGAGTATTTAAAGACAAATTTAGAGAATATAACGCGTTTTGAGCAGCAATATGGCTTTAAGTTATATTATGACAATGTACCTAATTCAGACAATCAGGAGATAAGATTATTTATTCAAGATAATAAGTTATATATCCAAGCAGTAGGTATAGGAAAAATAGCACTTAGAGGTGCTGGTGGAGAAGATGGTGGTATTTCTTTATCTCTTTATAACAAGCTTAAAGATGAGCTAGAAAGTAAGTTACAAGAAGGAGAGTTGAGGCTAACCAATGCTGAAGAAAGAGCATTGATGGGCTTTCTAACTAGCCATGGTTATAGCGGACCGAAGAAGCTTAGCACCTGGAATGATGAAGAGTTTGAGATTTGGAAAAAAGAGCATGTTAATAAAATTAGCTTGAAAAATCTAGGTGAGATTTTAGCTATACTAAAAGAAGCCGTATATCGTACTTCTGCTGATCATTATTATCCGCGCAAGGCACAAATTTTATCGGTTTTAATGATGTATCAAGCATCAAGTGGTAGGATTGTGCAAGTTAGTACTGGAGAGGGTAAATCTACAATTCTAGCTATGTTAGCAAGCCTTAAAGTGCTGGATGGCAAGAGAGTGGACATTCTCACTAGCACCTCAAATCTTGCAGAACGTGACTGCGGTGATCAGATAAGTTTTTATAAGCTACTTGGCATAAGTAGTGGTCACAATATCAGGCGTGAGCAAGGATTAGATCCATTAAAGGAATGTTATAATTACGATGTAGTTTATGGTGATATGTTAAATTACGTTGGAGATAGTTTATCGGATTTGAGCTTTAATGTGAAGAATGGCAGAGGCAATGATGTAATCATCATTGATGAAGCGGACCATATGTTTGTTGATAACAGCAACATGAAGGTACAGAAATCAGGGCCAATACCTGGCTTTGAGTCATTTGGTCAGATATTGATTTACATGTGGGGTATCCAAAATATTATTATCAAGTCACTCGGTTATGAGGCGTATAAGGCCTATTTAGAAGATGAAAAGGCCCTAGTTTTAGATGAGAAAACTTATAGTGAACTGGTAAAATTTATAAAAAAAGTACCTGAAGAGTTGGTGGAGCAGGTTAAGGAGCTAACTCTTGGTGTAGCTTATAATGAAATACTGAAGCAAATTGCTTTACCAAAACATGTCGAGAAGTTTATTGCTGAGCATTTACCTAGATGGGTTAACGCCACTATTAATACGCGTAGTCACATTGAGAACACTACCTATGTAGTACGGAATGTCCATTATTATAACAGTACCTCTAATTACCATATTATAGCTCCTGTTGATCAAAGCACAGGAATTGTACAATATAATATGAACTGGAGCGATGGTGTTACCCAGTTTTTACAGATTCTGCATGCTATAAAACTGACCCCTGAATCACTAACTAGTGTTTTCCAGTCATATGTAAGTTATTTATTGAAGTATAAAGGTCATATTTATGGAGCAACAGGTACAGCCGGGACAGACAGTCATCATCTCTTTATCAATCATGTATATGGTGTTGATGTGGCAGTAATGCCAAATTTTATGCCTAAAAAGCTAACGATGTTTCCGGAGATGGTCAGTTATGATGATCAGGCAGGATGGTTAAGTAATATAGAATATTCAGTTCATCATAATACAGAAGTGGAAAAGCGGCCGGTATTAATTGTAGCCCGTAACATTGAGGAAATGCAGCTAATTGCAAGCTCATTACGCGAGGAAGGTTACACCAGAGTTTTAGAATATGGTGATTACACGGATGAAGCTAATATTAAGAAAAAACTAGAGACAGGAGATATATAG
- a CDS encoding Transposase, which yields MAYSLDLRKKVIHYVNKGYTREEAARIFGIGERTIYRWLSRSKSGNLAATRAAKTWKKLDPIKLLNEVSKNSNWLLSDFAKVFNVSTAAICLAFKTLGITRKKRPHSIVNGMKQNGNYFWQLSQTIKRKI from the coding sequence ATGGCATATTCCTTAGATTTACGTAAAAAAGTAATTCACTATGTTAATAAAGGTTATACCAGAGAAGAAGCTGCAAGAATTTTTGGCATAGGTGAAAGAACAATTTATAGATGGTTATCGAGATCGAAATCCGGGAATTTAGCAGCCACACGAGCAGCTAAGACATGGAAGAAGCTTGATCCAATCAAATTATTAAACGAGGTGTCTAAAAACAGCAATTGGCTATTATCTGATTTTGCAAAGGTTTTTAATGTGTCTACAGCTGCTATCTGTTTGGCATTCAAGACTTTGGGGATCACACGAAAAAAAAGACCACACTCTATCGTGAACGGGATGAAGCAAAACGGCAATTATTTTTGGCAGCTATCGCAAACTATAAAGCGGAAGATATAG
- a CDS encoding Transposase, translating to MPILLEAIKELKNSGFALLQTLGKTLSEWKDEIGRMWRFSRNNGITEGFHRKMKLIQRRAYGFKNFENYRLRVKVLCV from the coding sequence ATGCCGATATTGTTAGAAGCTATTAAAGAGTTAAAAAATAGTGGTTTTGCCTTATTACAAACTCTAGGTAAGACTTTAAGTGAGTGGAAAGATGAAATAGGGCGAATGTGGAGATTTAGCAGAAATAATGGTATTACCGAAGGCTTTCATAGAAAAATGAAACTTATTCAAAGACGTGCTTATGGATTTAAGAATTTTGAAAATTATAGATTGCGAGTTAAAGTGTTATGTGTTTAA
- a CDS encoding Ankyrin repeat protein, with protein MLTLQEKEFLEAALAGNTSKLEAMLQLSPQLIIIKNNHGATAMHLAARNGHNNTIEFLEKKGLKLDDKTNDGLTAMHSAAQGGQNVTIEFLEKKGLKLDDKTNDGSTAMHYAARNGHNNTIEFLEKKGLKLGEKNNHGLTAMHYAARNGHNNTIEFLVSKGLNIEERDNKGNTPLSLAIQLKQVHTVQFLQAKIAARQLSTSAISSTSNINNLHSGNHTTIQPNLSSSNNNNAPANLIKQIQDLTNDNEKLKKSNRNNEALLIEKDLEILQLKSKLEFAEQLLNRYMGNTLAFTQTPIHEKNTTTITTTSALPNQFREVNNNANQPLSNIKSETSNLTFQEREHRKRSANSSEIGSNKNSRTG; from the coding sequence ATGTTAACATTACAAGAAAAAGAATTTTTAGAGGCAGCCCTAGCAGGCAATACAAGCAAATTAGAAGCTATGCTTCAATTGTCTCCACAGCTAATTATCATAAAAAATAATCATGGAGCTACAGCAATGCACCTTGCTGCTAGGAATGGCCATAATAATACTATAGAGTTTTTAGAAAAAAAAGGCTTAAAGCTAGATGACAAAACTAACGATGGACTTACAGCAATGCACTCTGCTGCTCAGGGTGGCCAGAATGTAACTATAGAGTTTTTAGAAAAAAAAGGTTTAAAGCTAGATGACAAAACTAACGATGGATCTACAGCAATGCACTATGCTGCTAGGAATGGCCATAATAATACTATAGAGTTTTTAGAAAAAAAAGGTTTAAAGTTAGGTGAAAAAAATAATCATGGACTTACAGCAATGCATTATGCTGCTAGGAATGGCCATAATAATACTATAGAGTTTTTAGTTTCAAAAGGTTTAAATATAGAGGAAAGAGATAATAAGGGAAATACACCTTTATCTCTTGCTATTCAACTTAAGCAAGTCCATACAGTACAATTTTTACAAGCAAAAATAGCAGCAAGACAGCTATCTACATCCGCAATATCTTCTACTTCTAATATTAACAATCTTCATTCTGGAAATCATACTACTATTCAACCTAATTTATCTTCTTCTAATAACAATAATGCACCTGCAAATTTAATAAAACAAATTCAAGATTTAACTAATGATAATGAGAAACTAAAAAAATCTAACCGTAATAATGAAGCATTATTAATAGAAAAAGATTTAGAAATATTACAATTAAAATCTAAATTAGAGTTTGCAGAACAATTACTTAATCGATATATGGGTAATACTCTTGCATTCACTCAAACACCAATTCATGAAAAAAATACTACTACCATAACCACCACTTCAGCTCTTCCCAATCAATTCAGAGAAGTAAATAATAATGCTAATCAACCATTATCTAATATTAAATCTGAAACTTCTAATTTAACTTTTCAAGAGCGAGAACATAGGAAAAGAAGTGCAAATTCATCTGAGATAGGTAGTAATAAAAATTCACGCACGGGATAA
- a CDS encoding hypothetical protein (Domain of Unknown Function with PDB structure), translating to MNKYIIILINILVIAGFAGTANARWAEYSDADIEMEIHNQDITVNEDGTTDVIVEMQAKILKEAGREYAAHYTYYYNGDSSKFSLLEAKTLFEGQEYILSKNLIEDKPLASTHYGFDQQRQVLLAFPKAEIGASIYLKYKLSVTKVPLNQVFSTIFHFGSGEYLKKSIITLRSKIPLHSVVNDPDQVLTITKDQEDSFYSIKILLNKPIYKYVINEPENSILDNDKLTWVLLSSLTDWKDLSRRLSKDYINVMNQPLPLILKEIVNSVSEIKDEADQINKVISSIIDKIQYMSDMRTIAGRFIPQSLEKLVTTQMGDCKDFSTATAAMFQKLGFKAQVALVLRGVNAVSYNSVLPTLYDFNHAILKLTNKDGKVYWLDPTNPVSQVGGIFPDIAGKMSLVLDDKNPVYEKIPNINPNHAQIIIDKEIIKIDNNTIIDTGKIAFKGEKAINITAAALYRSQKSVKDMLFNILSDSYLEEENKIKMDIPELSRIVHDVTIDYSYKQLNKTFKTNLGYAFTLKYDKLN from the coding sequence ATGAATAAATATATTATAATTTTAATAAATATTTTAGTGATCGCTGGTTTTGCAGGGACTGCGAATGCAAGATGGGCTGAATATTCGGATGCAGATATAGAAATGGAAATACATAATCAGGACATTACCGTAAATGAGGATGGTACTACTGATGTGATTGTAGAAATGCAGGCTAAAATTTTAAAAGAGGCAGGGCGTGAATATGCTGCGCATTATACTTATTATTATAATGGAGACAGCTCAAAGTTTTCATTATTGGAAGCGAAAACACTTTTTGAAGGTCAGGAATATATATTATCTAAAAACTTAATAGAAGATAAACCTTTAGCTAGTACTCACTATGGATTTGATCAACAAAGACAAGTGTTATTAGCCTTTCCTAAGGCTGAAATAGGTGCTTCTATATATCTAAAGTATAAATTGTCTGTTACCAAGGTACCACTAAATCAAGTCTTTTCTACAATTTTTCATTTTGGTTCGGGAGAATATTTAAAGAAAAGTATAATAACATTACGTTCTAAAATTCCTTTACATTCTGTGGTGAATGATCCAGATCAAGTGTTAACTATTACCAAAGATCAAGAGGATAGTTTTTATTCTATAAAAATACTATTAAATAAACCTATATATAAATATGTGATCAACGAACCAGAAAATTCAATATTGGATAATGATAAGCTTACTTGGGTATTATTGTCGAGTCTAACGGATTGGAAGGATTTATCAAGGAGATTAAGTAAAGACTATATTAATGTTATGAATCAGCCTTTGCCGCTAATATTAAAAGAAATAGTGAATTCTGTATCAGAAATTAAGGATGAAGCAGACCAAATTAATAAAGTTATATCTAGCATTATAGATAAAATACAGTATATGTCAGATATGCGTACTATTGCTGGTAGATTTATTCCACAAAGTTTAGAAAAGCTGGTAACAACTCAAATGGGGGATTGCAAAGATTTTTCTACGGCTACTGCGGCAATGTTCCAAAAGTTGGGTTTTAAAGCACAGGTAGCTTTAGTATTAAGAGGTGTTAATGCAGTCTCATATAATAGTGTTTTACCTACTCTTTATGATTTTAATCATGCGATATTAAAGTTAACAAATAAAGATGGAAAAGTATATTGGCTTGATCCCACTAATCCAGTAAGCCAAGTTGGAGGCATTTTTCCTGATATTGCAGGTAAAATGAGTTTAGTGTTGGATGATAAAAATCCCGTGTATGAAAAAATACCTAATATTAATCCTAATCATGCTCAAATTATTATCGATAAGGAAATTATAAAAATTGATAATAATACAATAATTGACACTGGCAAGATTGCTTTTAAAGGTGAAAAAGCAATTAATATTACAGCAGCGGCTTTATATAGATCACAAAAATCTGTTAAAGACATGTTATTTAATATATTAAGTGATTCTTATTTAGAAGAAGAAAATAAGATAAAGATGGATATTCCTGAGCTTAGCCGTATAGTCCATGATGTAACAATAGATTACTCTTATAAGCAGCTTAATAAGACTTTTAAAACTAATCTTGGTTATGCATTCACTTTAAAGTATGATAAGCTAAATTAA
- the yciO gene encoding Translation factor (SUA5) → MIVYITSFSSAKTYLYAIIILIKKLKSMLIDKPKSVINRAVDILNAGGIISFPTETVYALAANPNDISAISRLYQIKNRNVNKPFAILVDSIAMIEEVAILDKRAYILLEKFTPGPLTIVLKLKESVKYAAMISGNNNTIGIRIPHHNLALEIIKTVGRPIVATSANISNNNSSITAQEVESIFGSQIDMIIDGGRSEIGIGSTVVDLSTDKIILLREGSISFKEILNLLP, encoded by the coding sequence GTGATAGTATATATCACTAGTTTTAGTTCTGCAAAAACATATCTCTATGCTATAATTATCTTAATCAAAAAGTTAAAAAGTATGTTAATTGATAAGCCTAAGTCTGTTATTAATAGAGCTGTAGATATTCTTAATGCAGGAGGAATTATTAGTTTTCCTACTGAAACTGTATATGCTTTAGCTGCAAATCCTAATGATATTTCAGCTATATCACGTCTTTATCAAATCAAAAATAGAAATGTTAATAAACCTTTTGCCATATTAGTAGATAGTATAGCAATGATTGAAGAAGTAGCTATTTTGGATAAAAGGGCATATATATTATTAGAGAAGTTTACTCCTGGTCCATTAACTATAGTGCTAAAATTGAAAGAAAGTGTAAAATATGCTGCTATGATTAGTGGAAATAACAATACCATAGGTATTAGAATCCCTCATCATAACTTAGCTCTTGAAATTATTAAAACTGTAGGAAGGCCTATAGTTGCAACAAGCGCAAATATATCTAATAATAATAGTAGTATAACAGCCCAAGAAGTAGAATCAATATTTGGCTCACAAATCGATATGATCATTGATGGAGGAAGATCTGAAATAGGTATAGGGTCTACGGTAGTTGACTTAAGTACGGATAAAATAATATTATTGCGTGAAGGTTCTATTAGTTTTAAAGAAATTTTAAATCTATTACCTTAA